In the genome of Acidobacteriota bacterium, the window CGCGATATCAATGCCGTTCTCGATAAGCTTACGCTCGTAAAACCGGGGGGAAATACCGCATTCTATGATGGGGTCTATCTTGGAGCGGATCGAGTCATGCGCGGTTCTCACAACAAAAAGGCGTTGCTGATCATAAGCGACGGGGTCGATAACAACTCGCGCTACACCTTTAACGAAATGCGGCGTTTTCTTAAGGAATCGGACGTTATCATCTATGGTATCGGCATCTACGGGAATGGCGACGGCGGCGGAGAAGGTGCTTTAACTCGCCTAGCCGAATCCACCGGCGGCCGAGCATTTTACCCGGGCTTGACCGACGGAAGTTTCGACGAGATCTGCGAACGTATCGCCCTTGAACTTCGCCATCAATACTCCATCGGCTACGTACCGAAGGATTTCCGCCAGGACGGTAAATGGCGTCGGCTAAAGGTCAAGATCACTCCGCCCCGCGGTATGCCCCGCCTGTCAGTTCGAGCGAGAGAAGGGTATTTCGCCACGCCCCTTATTCAAAATAAGTAAAAAGGGCTGTCGAAAAGCGACAACCCAATATTCATTTTTGGAGATGATGGTGGCTGGAGAGGGACTTGAACACTCGACCTCGGGGTTATGAATCCCGCGCTCTAACCAGCTGAGCTACCCAGCCACGAATATACGATTATAGTTTCGCGGGCGAAAAAATCAAGGCGTAATTGTGAAAGCTGAGTATTTTGCCGTCGATCCGCCATTCGCATTTGTGAACAACCCATCGCGAAATTGAGCCGTCGAACCTTGTAGGGGTATTATTAGCTCTATGACGAAGCCTTCTTCACACGGCGTTTTTATCGTTGCGTTTTTATTATTGACTTCCCTATCGGAGCTCGTTTATGGCCAGGCGGCAAAGCCTGCAACTTTCAGAGCGATCACGATCGTGACCGAACCTTCTGCGTCCGTTTGGATCGACGGCGTTGGCTGGGGAAAGACCGACAAGGCCGGCCGGATGGAGATAAAGACGGTTTCGGCAGGTGCTCATTCGCTGCGCGTTCGAGCGAATGGATTCAAGGAAAAGACCGTGCCTCTGACCGCCCTGCAGAAAGGCGAGATCAGCATTGCTCTCGTCAAAACCACCGACGAAGCTGAGCTCGCCTTCCAAGAGGGCGAGCGAATGGCGTTTTCTGACCGTGAAAAAGCGGTCGAAGCGTATCAAAAAGCAATAAAACTCCGACCAAATTACCCCGACGCTTACCTCGCTCTGGCCCGCGTTCAGACCGAGATGCAGGATACCGAGGACGCGCTGGAATCGATCCTTGCGGCTCGCAAGCTGCGACCCGGCTTTGCCGAGGCTGCGGCGGTCGAGGGACGTATCCACAAGGAGAACGGCGAAGAGGCTAAAGCGATCGCGGCTTTCAAGCGCGCGATAGCCGAGGGCAAAGGCTTTCAGCCGGAGGCTTACGCTGGATTGGGCCTTTTGTACAAGGAAAAAGCGGAAGGGGCTGGGGCCTCGGGAGATTTTGAGGCCGAAGACGCCAATTTCGCCGAAGCAGCTAAGAATTTGAAGATGTCGTTGAGGCAGCTCTCAGGAGCTCCGGACACGGTGGTGATCTATCAGCTGCTTGGCTTGATCTACGAACGCGAGAAGAAATACGCCGAGGCTATCGCTTTATACGAGGAATTCCTCCGCATCTTTCCTAACAGCAGCGAGGCAACCGCGGTGCGGTCATTCATAACTCAAATTAAAAAAAATATGGCCGACACGCCCAACTAACTGGCGTGCCGGCCGGATGCCGCGGCTCCAATCGTTTAGAACGCTTGCGAGAAACGGAAATGGATGTGGCTTTGCCGCAAGCGATATTCGGCCGGCGGCCCGATCGGTTGCGGTATCAGGAATCGCGGCGGGTTGAGCAAATGGCCATAGTCTACGCCAAATTCGCCGCCGACCGGCGTCTTGATCCTGAGCCCCAGGCCAACCGAATGGGTCCAGACCGCACGCTGATTCTGAGCAGCGATGTCGCCTGCAACGACAGCCGGAGCACGGAAAACATCTTTCGCGGTACGGAAAACATTTCCGCCATCATAGAATGGAACGACCCGGATCGAGCTTGAAATTGGAACGCGGGCTTCGAGATTGACGACCGCCAAAGCGTTACCACCGAACGGTATGGTGAAAGGATCTAGCGTCACGATCTCACCGCGGCTGTTGCGAAACGTCCCTTGCGGTACGATCGCCACACGCGGGCCCGCTTCTTCAAAATCGAATCCCCGCAGGTTATTCGCTCCACCGGCAAAAAATCGCTCGCTGATCGGAAGCAGGCCGTTCAGCGAAGGGTATTGAACACTAGTGAATCGGTTGTCATCGGAGAAAACGCTGCCGAGTCCGATGATCGCCCTCGCGGCAAGCGTTGTGTTCTTCAATGCGGCAAAGGTGTGGTAAAAATTATAGCTTGCCTGGAACTTCTGAAAACCGATATTTGCCCCGAGTGCGGGCACCGAAAAATTATAGTCAGCCGTCAAATAACTTCCATGGGTCGGATCGCTCGCGTTGTATCGGCACGGTTCCGATTGCTCGCCTTTGGCTATGAGATCGAGCAGCGAATATTTCACAGAGCAATTGCGACGCGTATCCAGGACAAAAGTTGCCCCAAACCCTGATATCCGTGTTTTAGCGTCGGGCCGGAGTAGATCTTTAACAAGTAGACTTTCGATATTGAATAGCCGTACATCTTCGAACTTATAACGTAAGAAGAGTATGCTCCGTTTCTTTCTACTGATAGTTCTGTTGGTCTCGACCGAGAGACTGAGCCGGTTGATAGTGGGGTCACCGACGTTATTCCCAAATATATCGATCGGGTTACCGTCTGCGTCTATCCGCTGGACGATCCCGAACGTGCCTTTATCAAAAGTCGATCGGAAAAACCGTGTGACCGTAGTATCACGCTGATATTGTGCCGAAAACGTCAGCGGAGCAAATCGCTTCTCGCCGTCGCGCAGGAATCGCGGGTTGATGAAATCAAGTTGAACGAGCTGCTGCCGCTGAGAAACTTTTACCCTGGCTCCGCCCTGCCAGAGATTGCCGAAGAGATTGACATTTCGAATGTCGAAAAACCCACTCAACCCAAGGTCAGTTGAAAAACCACCTCCGTACGACAACAGCCGCGAAGGCTGCTCTTCGAGGTTGACGATCACGTCTGTCAGCCGGCGAGCCGCCGTTTTATCACCCGCGGGCTGCGTTTTGATGTCAACACGGGAAAACGCATCGGAACCGTAAAGATTCTGCTCGCTCGAATAAATATCGGTCGCCTTGAGCAAGTCACCCGAGCGAAAAGCGAGTGCCTTCGAAACTGCCGAGCTTTTCGTTAGCTCATTACCGTTTATCAGGATGCGGTTTATTTCTACCTGCTTACCCTCATTCTCGACGCTGAACTGTACCCTCACTTCATTCCGGTCACTGGCCGTGTCCTCAGGGTCGATCACCTTTGACGTAACGCGGGCATCGTAATAGCCAAGATCAGA includes:
- a CDS encoding tetratricopeptide repeat protein — its product is MTKPSSHGVFIVAFLLLTSLSELVYGQAAKPATFRAITIVTEPSASVWIDGVGWGKTDKAGRMEIKTVSAGAHSLRVRANGFKEKTVPLTALQKGEISIALVKTTDEAELAFQEGERMAFSDREKAVEAYQKAIKLRPNYPDAYLALARVQTEMQDTEDALESILAARKLRPGFAEAAAVEGRIHKENGEEAKAIAAFKRAIAEGKGFQPEAYAGLGLLYKEKAEGAGASGDFEAEDANFAEAAKNLKMSLRQLSGAPDTVVIYQLLGLIYEREKKYAEAIALYEEFLRIFPNSSEATAVRSFITQIKKNMADTPN
- a CDS encoding BamA/TamA family outer membrane protein — its product is MPVSKIDVVFTGSGKNDALAEQYRLMVRLAIGGSYSAPRIRDAVAALYETNKVDTVVVTAATNTAGDVELRFDVKRKTQAERVSVVVGASDGDKITEQDLLFKLNLLTPGTAITEQTLQDNANDILDYLRERGFYRSEVVYERRPLQNENEVGVTFKVKPNEQAKVEGFQIKIDGYNKPIPEKDLRLKKGGSYSRERLMADVAKVREILRKDNFLAPLLDEPRVTYDGDANRITVTLVGKVGPKVEVTVETEKGKLGKSSQTRLLPIKREGTLDYSAIVEGERRLANYYQEEGYFFAKATAYCSVTPAISDSENNLIPNDTLFLCQSLGGEDLMGREVLVRYRVNLDRRLKLTDIRIRGTNKLTIEDIQTVLASQEANLLGIVPVLGYGRGYTSEAILEDDKSTIESLMFELGYQSAKVRVNQGVSLDGENLIITFEVDEGIPTVVTGIDIVGNSTIPTADLQAKLPSLIGVNYSRARTRNAVRKISEYYSDLGYYDARVTSKVIDPEDTASDRNEVRVQFSVENEGKQVEINRILINGNELTKSSAVSKALAFRSGDLLKATDIYSSEQNLYGSDAFSRVDIKTQPAGDKTAARRLTDVIVNLEEQPSRLLSYGGGFSTDLGLSGFFDIRNVNLFGNLWQGGARVKVSQRQQLVQLDFINPRFLRDGEKRFAPLTFSAQYQRDTTVTRFFRSTFDKGTFGIVQRIDADGNPIDIFGNNVGDPTINRLSLSVETNRTISRKKRSILFLRYKFEDVRLFNIESLLVKDLLRPDAKTRISGFGATFVLDTRRNCSVKYSLLDLIAKGEQSEPCRYNASDPTHGSYLTADYNFSVPALGANIGFQKFQASYNFYHTFAALKNTTLAARAIIGLGSVFSDDNRFTSVQYPSLNGLLPISERFFAGGANNLRGFDFEEAGPRVAIVPQGTFRNSRGEIVTLDPFTIPFGGNALAVVNLEARVPISSSIRVVPFYDGGNVFRTAKDVFRAPAVVAGDIAAQNQRAVWTHSVGLGLRIKTPVGGEFGVDYGHLLNPPRFLIPQPIGPPAEYRLRQSHIHFRFSQAF
- a CDS encoding VWA domain-containing protein, which codes for MPAQDKPKPTPAQTPPTITDPDDAPLRVQTDLVTLTLTVQDTWGRVVSNLTKKHFSVFEDGVEQEISFFEDVDAPASIGIIYDVSGSMGGGKIGRSRRALERFMLTSHPSDEFSLITFSDKVQLLADRTRDINAVLDKLTLVKPGGNTAFYDGVYLGADRVMRGSHNKKALLIISDGVDNNSRYTFNEMRRFLKESDVIIYGIGIYGNGDGGGEGALTRLAESTGGRAFYPGLTDGSFDEICERIALELRHQYSIGYVPKDFRQDGKWRRLKVKITPPRGMPRLSVRAREGYFATPLIQNK